The Methanoplanus sp. FWC-SCC4 genome has a window encoding:
- a CDS encoding acetyl-CoA carboxylase biotin carboxylase subunit codes for MKYFNKILIANRGEIAIRVMRACRELGIETVAIYSEPDKNSLHVKYADEAYLVGEAHPSKSYLNKDKIIKTALQSGAEAIHPGYGFLAENSEFAKLCEEEGITFIGPSWKCIEEMGSKLGSKHMMEKAGVPVLPYTPDGVTSVDDAKKIAGNIGYPVIVKASAGGGGIGMQIVESEAELEEAIEKGMRIAKSAFGDSTVFIEKYLVKPRHIEFQVLCDQQGNRVHLYDRECSIQRRHQKLVEEAPCPIMTDELREKMSQSALKVAEVSGYYNAGTVEFLYSDGEYYFMEMNTRLQVEHTVTEMITGIDLVRQQIKVAAGEELSLSQEDINLHGHAIECRINAEDPLNNFTADPGKIVRYRSPGGPGIRVDSGIHMGYSIPPMYDSMISKLCSWGVDRQESIERMRRAIYEYVILGVRTTLPLHHAIMNNKEFVAGNTHTHFLKEEHIKNSLGRYLREEETRMQNLAESLRHGKEAAAITAAVNVYIQSQKNNS; via the coding sequence ATGAAGTACTTCAATAAAATACTCATAGCAAACCGCGGCGAAATTGCAATCCGTGTAATGAGGGCATGCAGAGAACTGGGTATAGAAACTGTAGCCATATATTCAGAACCGGATAAAAATTCACTCCATGTGAAATATGCAGATGAAGCATACCTTGTGGGAGAAGCACACCCTTCCAAAAGCTATCTCAACAAGGATAAAATCATCAAAACAGCATTACAGTCCGGTGCCGAGGCCATCCACCCGGGGTACGGTTTTCTAGCTGAAAATTCTGAATTTGCAAAACTCTGCGAAGAGGAGGGAATTACTTTCATCGGACCTTCCTGGAAATGCATTGAAGAGATGGGATCAAAGCTTGGCTCCAAACACATGATGGAAAAAGCAGGCGTCCCGGTTCTGCCATATACTCCTGATGGTGTAACCTCTGTTGATGACGCAAAAAAGATAGCCGGAAATATTGGATATCCTGTCATTGTCAAGGCCAGTGCAGGCGGCGGAGGTATTGGAATGCAGATAGTCGAAAGCGAGGCAGAACTTGAAGAGGCTATCGAGAAAGGAATGAGAATTGCCAAATCCGCATTTGGTGACTCAACAGTGTTCATTGAAAAATATCTGGTTAAACCACGCCATATAGAATTTCAGGTTCTTTGTGATCAGCAGGGCAACAGAGTACATCTCTATGACAGGGAATGCTCGATTCAAAGAAGACATCAAAAACTTGTTGAAGAAGCTCCATGTCCGATTATGACCGATGAACTCCGTGAAAAGATGTCGCAATCAGCACTTAAAGTGGCTGAAGTATCGGGATATTATAATGCAGGCACTGTTGAATTCCTTTACTCAGACGGGGAATATTATTTCATGGAAATGAACACCCGTCTCCAGGTGGAGCATACCGTAACCGAAATGATTACCGGTATTGATCTTGTGCGCCAGCAGATAAAAGTAGCCGCCGGAGAAGAGCTCTCACTTTCACAGGAAGACATAAATTTACACGGACATGCAATTGAGTGCCGCATTAATGCCGAAGATCCACTTAATAATTTCACAGCCGATCCAGGTAAGATAGTCAGGTACAGATCGCCGGGCGGTCCGGGAATAAGAGTGGATTCCGGTATCCATATGGGGTACTCAATTCCTCCAATGTATGATTCGATGATTTCAAAGCTCTGTTCATGGGGTGTTGACAGGCAGGAATCAATTGAAAGAATGAGAAGGGCGATATATGAATATGTAATTCTTGGTGTAAGGACAACATTGCCTCTTCACCATGCAATTATGAATAACAAAGAATTCGTCGCAGGGAATACTCACACGCATTTTCTAAAAGAAGAACATATCAAAAACAGTCTGGGACGTTATCTTCGTGAAGAAGAGACAAGAATGCAAAACCTTGCAGAATCTCTAAGACATGGTAAAGAAGCCGCAGCAATTACTGCCGCAGTTAATGTATACATTCAGTCACAAAAAAATAATTCCTGA